In the Candidatus Cloacimonadota bacterium genome, GATGGAACTACTGCCACCTCTATTCTCCTTTTGGGATTACGAGAATTAAATGCGAATGTTGATTATTATATTCCAAATCGGATAAGCGATGGATATGGAATGTCAGAAACAGGCAATGCTGCCCTGACGAATATGAATGTGGGGCTGGTAATAACCGTTGATTGCGGAATTGATGCAGTAGATGAAATCAATGAACTTAGCAAAATGGGAATTGATGTAATAATTACAGACCACCACACTCCAAAAGAAATATTACCGGAAGCACATGTAATTATTGATGCTAAATTAAAAAATTGTCCTTATCCCTTTTCCGAGCTTGCCGGAGCAGGAGTAGCTTTTAAAGTTCTTCAAGCCCTTTTCCTTGAGAATAATCGCGATAATATCATTGACTACATTGATCTCGCCGGTTTGGGAACAATCGCAGATATTGTACCTTTGACCGGTGAAAATCGTATTATTGCCACACTGGCAATTGATAAATTGGAAGAAAGAAAAAATATCGGATTGAAATATCTCATGAATCTTTGTGGACTAAAAGAGAAAAAAATTCGCTCCAGCGATGTGGTTTTTAAGATCGCTCCGAGAATCAATGCTGCCGGACGCCTGAGCAGTGCTGACAGGGCAGTAAATCTTCTTACAACGGATCAGGTTGAAAAAGCAAAAGATCTAGCACTTTCAATTCATACGGAAAATACTCGCCGACAAGCAATAGACCAGAAAACCTTTCAAGAAGCCCGTGATATGATCGAAGTAAAATATGATAATCTTGATGATGTGTTTTTGATCGTGCTTGCTTCAGAGAATTGGCACCCGGGAGTGGTTGGAATCGTTGCTTCCAAAATCGTGGAGCATTATAATCGTCCGAACATCCTCATCACTATTGAGGACGGTGAAGGACGCGGCTCGGGAAGAAGTATAGCAGGTTTTAATCTCTTTGATTGTTTGTCCGAGTTTCAAGATTATTTGATCAGTTTTGGAGGACATAAATATGCAGCCGGACTTGCAATTTTACCCGAATATATTCCCGAATTTGAGGAAAAATTGAATGAGTATGCAAAAAACAAAATGACCCCAGAAGATATTATCCCTCAAATCAGTATTTCGGAAGAGATACAGCTGGACACTGTTAATAATAATTTCATCCAGTGGCTAAAACTTTTCGCACCATTCGGTCCCAGAAACATGAGTCCGGTATTTATGAGCAATAAGGTTCAAATCGTGGGTTATCCCTACACCGTTGGCACAAATCATCTGAAAATGAAAGTTAAGCAAAATTATACGACCCTCGATTGTATTGGCTTTAATATGGGCGAATTAGCCCCATTCCTAAAAAAAGGTTCTTTCGTGGATATTGCTTATTCTCTTGAGGAAAATGAGTGGAGAAATATTAAAAAAATTCAGGCAAAACTAAAAGATATCAGACCGCATAATGCATATTAGAATTTCCCTATATAGTACATTTTCTCTTCTTTTTTTCATTGTAATGATTTCCTGTTCTTCAATCAATCTACAAGATAGCCATCCCCTACCGAAAAATTTAACTTTTTCTGAAAAAATATCATTCGCTTTTCATCCCGATAAAATAATTTTCGACGATTATTCAAACGCCTTTATTCTCCTAAATAAATCAGAAAATACTATCTACAAAACCAACCTTTCCGGTAAATTAATCCAAAAAATCGGTGAAAGTGGCTTTGGAGATGGCCAGTTTATCAATATAACAGATATTTCCTGTGATAGTTTTGGAAATATCTATGCACTCGATAATGATATAAATAAAATTATTAAATTCGATGAAAATGGGCAATTTGTAAACAGTATCTCGTTTGCGGAGATTGATGAACCTGAATTGCTGGAGGTGAAAAATAACGGAGACTTGTTGATTTATGATTCTGCTACAAATCTAATCTACTCCTTTAGCTCAGAAGTAAATTTGCGTTTTACATTTGGAAAATTTGAGATTGTTTCACCGAAAAAAATTAGCTCTACTATCAATTTGAATTATATTCTTGATACAACAAAAAATGAAATAATCATTTTCGATAATTTCGGAGGATTTGTGAAAAGCATTTCCCCCAAAAACATGATTTTGGATATTTCACCCGCAAAATTTTTTTTACTCACCTTGGATAACCGGAATAATTTGAATATTATAAAAGGAGAGCAGACTCTAAATATGCCGCTTCCGTCATTCAGCAGTAAATTTTCCAAACTACACTTTTCCCAAATATTACTCTTCAAAAATAAGATAGGACTAATTGATCAGCAAGAATTTTATATTTTCCAATATTCTCATCAATAGTCAGTTAGCTGATTTTATTAAAATATTACTTTACACAGTTTACACTTCATTATAAATCTGGTTCACACTTATCTTTTTTAGATAAAATGGTTTTTATATGACTAATTTAATAAATAAAATAAGCAAACGCGATAACCCTCCTTATCGCAATCAGACAAATTATGCATTTTAAAATTAATAAATGGCAGCTAGCCATAATTTCAGGGATATTGTTTGCACTGTCGTTTATTGGGATTGGTTTAGGATTTCTCTCCTTTCTTGCCTTCATTCCATATCTAATGCTTCTTAAACGCTCCAATCCCAAACAAAGTTTTTTCTATGGACTTCTATTTGGAGCTGTTCTAATCATTATTTCCGCTTACGCAATTCTTTTCGTTCGCATATATGCATTTTTGGGATTGCTTATCGGAATGGCGTTATATTTGGGATTGCTTAGCTATTTTATAAAAAAAGTAGAACTTAAATTTCCAAAAATTTTCTATTTTGTTTTCCCTATGATCTGGATCGGATTTGATCATTTCATGACTTTGGGGCAATTAAATTTTCCCTGGTTCAACATTGGTTATTCTCTTGCAGATTATTATTATCTCATTCAATTTGCAGATGTTTTGGGTATTTACGGGCTTTCTTTTGTAGTAATCTTGATAAATATTCTTATCTATCGGTTACTCTCAAGCCGGTTTAAAACTTTCAAATGGATAATATTGATTTTTATTTTATGGTTTGGTTACGGTATTTATAAGCATAAAACAATTCAGATAAAACCTCAAAATCTGAAAATCGGTCTAATTCAATTGAATGTTAATCAAGAGGATAAATGGAAAAAGGAACTTTTCAAACCGATTACCGATGACTACATCGAGCAAATACAAAACCTATCAACTAAGCAAAATGTGAATCTCGTGATTTTACCCGAATCTGCTATCGCCAAAAATCTTTTGCACAACCACGTTTATCAACATAAATTTTCCGAAATAGCGATAAAGAATCATGTGAATATTGTAGTCGGATTTCCTGACTATGATGTACAACTCAAAGGACAAACTCGACAGGTCAAGTACTATAATAGTGCAACTCTAATTGATAGTTTAGGGAAATATCATGAAAAATATAGCAAGATAAAGCTCGTACCATTTGGTGAAAGAATTCCATTGCTAAACACATTACCAATCCTTAAAAAACTGCAATTTGGTCAAGCAAATTTTGAATATGGAGTAAACCATAATTTATATGAATTGAATGGTTTCGATTTCCCGATTTTGATCTGCTTTGAAGGTGTTTTTCCCGAACTAACTCGCGATTATGCAGCCAGGGGCGCTGATTTTCTTGTTGTGATTACTAATGATGCCTGGTTTCAAAAAACTGTTTTTCCAATTGAGCATGCAAATAATACAAAATTACGGGCAATAGAAACCCGTTTACCCCTTTTCCGTGTAGCCAACACAGGCATCTCATATATTATTGACCCCAAGGGCAGAGAAATCAGAAAATCAAAATTATTCACAAAAGAAAATTTAGTTTCATATCTTCCCTCCACACTCGAAGATATTGGTAAAACTTTCTTTGTTAAAATTGGCTATATTTTCCCAATTATCTGCTTCTGGTCTTCGATATTCCTGATTTTATATTCCTTAATAACAAGTTGGATTTTATTTAGAAATTATGGAAAATAAAAATAAAACAAAATACTACTACTCCATTTCTGAGGTTTGTAATATCACGAATCTGAAATCACACGTTCTACGATATTGGGAGACAGAATTTGCCCCGCTTCATCCCAAAAGACGAAATAACTCCAACAGACGCTATACTTTAAAAGATATTAAAACCATCAAAAAAATTAAATATTTGCTCTATACAAAAAAATATACAATTAAAGGAGCAAAAAACCGTTTGCGGGATGAAAAAAAAAATCAACTCCCCATAACACTATTTGATAATTCAACAACAAAAATAAATTTAGAAGCATTGAAAAATATAAAAACCGAACTGATAAATTTAAAAAAACTTGTAAATAAAATGCGTTGAAATTATTTGCAAAAATCTTTAATATTGAAAGAACCCGTATTTTCTTTCGACAGAACTTCTTCCGCAAGAGTTTTATACAATCCCGATTCGAGAATAAATTCAAACAAATCCTTGTCAATGACATCATTTTTTGCCATTGTGCCAAGGATACTCATCACCTCACTTAAACTTTTCCCTTTTTTATAAGGTCGTTTACTCGCAAGAGCCTCAAACTTATCGGCAACGGCAATTATTCTGGCTTGCAAGGGAATATCCTCCCTCGAATACCCGAACGGATATCCTTTACCATTCAACTGCTCGTGGTGACAAGAGGCAAAATAGGGAACATTTTTATACTGTTTGGGGAAAGTAAATGAGGATAACATCTCCCAAGTAGTTTTCACATGTTCCTTCATCTTTGCAAATTCTTCCTCAGTTAATGTTCCTCTTTTGATTAATAAATTTTTCAGTTCATCTTCCGTGATAAGTTTGTAATCTTCCTCATCCACTTTGTATCTAAATTTGGATATTTCTGTAAGCCGCTCTGCATCCTCATCAAGCAAAAATTCCCTACCGGCATTTTTGCTTTTAACAAATTCCAAATCATCTAGCAATTTAAGTCTCAAATTATTCAATTCTTGTATTTCAGCAGAATGTCCATCCGCTTTTTGAAGCATCATTATTTTCTTTTCAATATTTACAATAATGATTTCAAAGCGTAATTTGATCAGCTCAATCCTATCAACAATAGTTTCTAATTTTTTTGACTTATTGATAATTTTTTCAGGTGTGATAATCTTCCCAATGTCATGCATCCAGCCGGAGATTGATATTTCTTTTTTTTCCTTTTCCGAAAAATGTATATCCTTATAAAATCCTGAATCAGATGCACTTACCGCATCCGTAATTATGTCTGTTATCTTAGCCACCCTCGTTATATGATTCGAAGTAAATTTTGACTTCAGATCAATAGCTTTTGCGATAGATTTGATAAATTGAAAAAGCAAATCCTCCAATCCCTGAATTAATTTTTTATTCGTAAGCGCAATTGCGGCTTGAGAAGCAAGGGAATTCATCAACAATAGGTGATCATCCGAGAAGGGAAGTATTTCTTGTTCATCTTCAGACATGGCGTTTATGAGTTGCACAATGCCTAACACATCGTCTTCATGATTTTTCAGAGGAATTGCGATCATAGATTTGGAACGGTAATGATGCTTTGTATCATATTCGAGTGTTCCTTTATTATCAAATAAATCCTGCTTATAAACGTCATCCATTCTTTGAGCTGTCTTTGTATGATAAACATAGGTAACAAGATGTTTTAGTTCTTGCTCATTTTCAGAAGTAAACAAAGGAATCTTGGGCCAGTCAGGATGGTCGTCCGAATCTCGTAATTTAACATATAATGAGCGATTGTAAATTAATTTGAATTCAAGAAATTTTTTATCTGCTGAAAGAGTGTAT is a window encoding:
- the recJ gene encoding single-stranded-DNA-specific exonuclease RecJ is translated as MRKRWILHETDVNESLQKSLAKELSCDEVIAKFLLKKDITTAEDANKFFKPKFEDLHSPWLFSDMKKAVDRIQKAISNHEKIIIYGDYDVDGTTATSILLLGLRELNANVDYYIPNRISDGYGMSETGNAALTNMNVGLVITVDCGIDAVDEINELSKMGIDVIITDHHTPKEILPEAHVIIDAKLKNCPYPFSELAGAGVAFKVLQALFLENNRDNIIDYIDLAGLGTIADIVPLTGENRIIATLAIDKLEERKNIGLKYLMNLCGLKEKKIRSSDVVFKIAPRINAAGRLSSADRAVNLLTTDQVEKAKDLALSIHTENTRRQAIDQKTFQEARDMIEVKYDNLDDVFLIVLASENWHPGVVGIVASKIVEHYNRPNILITIEDGEGRGSGRSIAGFNLFDCLSEFQDYLISFGGHKYAAGLAILPEYIPEFEEKLNEYAKNKMTPEDIIPQISISEEIQLDTVNNNFIQWLKLFAPFGPRNMSPVFMSNKVQIVGYPYTVGTNHLKMKVKQNYTTLDCIGFNMGELAPFLKKGSFVDIAYSLEENEWRNIKKIQAKLKDIRPHNAY
- the lnt gene encoding apolipoprotein N-acyltransferase translates to MHFKINKWQLAIISGILFALSFIGIGLGFLSFLAFIPYLMLLKRSNPKQSFFYGLLFGAVLIIISAYAILFVRIYAFLGLLIGMALYLGLLSYFIKKVELKFPKIFYFVFPMIWIGFDHFMTLGQLNFPWFNIGYSLADYYYLIQFADVLGIYGLSFVVILINILIYRLLSSRFKTFKWIILIFILWFGYGIYKHKTIQIKPQNLKIGLIQLNVNQEDKWKKELFKPITDDYIEQIQNLSTKQNVNLVILPESAIAKNLLHNHVYQHKFSEIAIKNHVNIVVGFPDYDVQLKGQTRQVKYYNSATLIDSLGKYHEKYSKIKLVPFGERIPLLNTLPILKKLQFGQANFEYGVNHNLYELNGFDFPILICFEGVFPELTRDYAARGADFLVVITNDAWFQKTVFPIEHANNTKLRAIETRLPLFRVANTGISYIIDPKGREIRKSKLFTKENLVSYLPSTLEDIGKTFFVKIGYIFPIICFWSSIFLILYSLITSWILFRNYGK
- a CDS encoding MerR family transcriptional regulator, yielding MENKNKTKYYYSISEVCNITNLKSHVLRYWETEFAPLHPKRRNNSNRRYTLKDIKTIKKIKYLLYTKKYTIKGAKNRLRDEKKNQLPITLFDNSTTKINLEALKNIKTELINLKKLVNKMR
- a CDS encoding 6-bladed beta-propeller encodes the protein MHIRISLYSTFSLLFFIVMISCSSINLQDSHPLPKNLTFSEKISFAFHPDKIIFDDYSNAFILLNKSENTIYKTNLSGKLIQKIGESGFGDGQFINITDISCDSFGNIYALDNDINKIIKFDENGQFVNSISFAEIDEPELLEVKNNGDLLIYDSATNLIYSFSSEVNLRFTFGKFEIVSPKKISSTINLNYILDTTKNEIIIFDNFGGFVKSISPKNMILDISPAKFFLLTLDNRNNLNIIKGEQTLNMPLPSFSSKFSKLHFSQILLFKNKIGLIDQQEFYIFQYSHQ
- a CDS encoding HD domain-containing phosphohydrolase, with the protein product MNNINNKENSNLLQQIDILLHRLQKQKKHIKQLVEIGRALSSKTKIENVFDLMLKEALDYTNADGATIYTLSADKKFLEFKLIYNRSLYVKLRDSDDHPDWPKIPLFTSENEQELKHLVTYVYHTKTAQRMDDVYKQDLFDNKGTLEYDTKHHYRSKSMIAIPLKNHEDDVLGIVQLINAMSEDEQEILPFSDDHLLLMNSLASQAAIALTNKKLIQGLEDLLFQFIKSIAKAIDLKSKFTSNHITRVAKITDIITDAVSASDSGFYKDIHFSEKEKKEISISGWMHDIGKIITPEKIINKSKKLETIVDRIELIKLRFEIIIVNIEKKIMMLQKADGHSAEIQELNNLRLKLLDDLEFVKSKNAGREFLLDEDAERLTEISKFRYKVDEEDYKLITEDELKNLLIKRGTLTEEEFAKMKEHVKTTWEMLSSFTFPKQYKNVPYFASCHHEQLNGKGYPFGYSREDIPLQARIIAVADKFEALASKRPYKKGKSLSEVMSILGTMAKNDVIDKDLFEFILESGLYKTLAEEVLSKENTGSFNIKDFCK